The nucleotide window CGACATCAACGCCAAGCTCTCGGAGCTCAAGGGCAAGGTACCCACCGTCGTCATAAACGAGCTCAGGGAGAAGCTGATAGCCAGGAAGGACCAGCTCACGCCGGAACAGCTCGACAAGATCGTCAAGAAGGTCCTCGAAACCTACGGAAACCAGGCCACGAAGTACGAGCAGCTGAGCAAGCGCGTCGATGAACTGGGCAAGAGGCTCACGGAACTCGGCATACAGCTCAGCCGGCTCATAGAGAGTCTCGAGGAGGCTAGGTTCAAGGTTCAGGAGAAGAAGGCCGAAGAGGTCACCGAGAAGGTTGAGGAAGTTCACGAGAAGATCGGAAAGCTCGAGGAGATGCTCGAAAAGAAAGAGGAGAAGAAGGAAGAGGAGGAACTCTCGGAGGAAGCCAAGAAGAAGCTTGAGGAGCTTCACAGAAAGGTCGAGGAGCTCGAGGAGAAGCTCAGCGGAAAGGTTGCCGAGGAGGTCATAGAGGAGGCAAAGGCCAAGGTCGAGGAGCTCGAAAGGAAGCTGGAGAGCGGGGAGGCAGTCACGGAGGAGGAGCTCAAGGAGGCCATGGAGAAGGTCGAGGAAGTAAAGGCCGAGGAAGTTGAGGAAGTTCCAGTGGAGGAGAAACCAGAGGAAGAAGAGGAAGAGGTTCCCGCTCCTGAGGAAGGGGCTGAGGAAGAGGTACAGGAGATTGCCGAGGGGGCAGAAGAGATCACCGAGGAAGAAAGACAGGAAGAAGTCGAAGAGGTTGAAGAAGCCGAAAAGCCCGAAGAAGTTGAGGTTGTTGGGGAAACGCCCGAGGAAGAGGTTGTTGAAGAGGTTCCCGCTCACGAGGAGGTTGTTGAGGTTACGCCTTCCCCCGAAGTTGTTGAGGAGGAAAAAGCCGAAGAAGGTGGTGTTGAGATGGCAGAAGGAAAACTCCAGATTCCCGAGGATATTGCGAACCTTCTCTTCGAGGAGGAGCCAAGAAAGGCCAGGCTCGAGAAGCTCCCGGAGGACGTCGTATCAACGATGATAGCCCTCAAGTGGCTCGGATTCCTCATCGACAGGGTCGGCATACAGAACCTGGAGAGGGTCCTCGAGTTCTACTACGAGATCGGCTGGATAAGCGAGGAAGTGCTCAACCAGCTGCTCCGCTACGCCAAGGGCACTAGGCCGCACCACAGGGACCCCGAGTGGAAGCCGGCCGACAAGCTGACCGTGCAGGACCACCTGATAAGCCTGCTCTTCATAGAGAGGCTCAGGGGGCTGAGGATCAACAGGGACGTCCTCGACAAGCTTGAGAGGGAGATAAAGCTCCTGGAGAAGACACTGGACGAGTTTTACGGCATCTGACTAGGCAATAGCAGAGCGGGGGAGGGTACAATGGGCTTCAGCGTTTCAGCGAGTGCAGCGATAATCTTTATCTCATTTTTGATCGCGGCAACAACGCTCTACACCGCCTGGGACAACAGCTACAACAACGTTCAGGCAGCTCAGGAGGACTGGTACAATCTCCGAGTCTCTCAGGTTCATTTTAGCATTAACGTGATAGATCTCAACCGTGTGGACATTGATGGGGACGGATACGATGATTTGGAAATTGATTTCACCTATGGGGGAATCCCCACAAAGACCGTAATAGATGTACTCCTCGATGGTGTGTACCATAACAGAGTCACGAGTTCAAAACTCAAATATCTGATTCCAGGCAACTCCTACGCAATCTATGTCCAAAATGGCGTTCCAGACACAAACTCTCACCGCGTAATACTAGCATTCAAGAATGGATGCAAGCTCATCATACAATACCACTATTCAACAACACAGGGTGATGTAGTTTTGGACTCCCAGCCAGTGACAACCTGTCCAGTGGAGGTGAGCTGATGGCGGCAGGAGGACCCGCCAGCGAGCTGATAATGTTCATCGTGGCAGTTATCGTTGCCGGTACCGTCGCGGGGGCATTAACATACGTGACAACCGACATAGCCCATGGGATAAACGATCGGGGAGCCCTCATGGCGGACAAGCTCAGAACGGACTTCGCGATAATCAACGACCCCACGAACATCCCAGTTTACGGAACGGGGCCGTACAACTACACGTTTTACGTGAAAAACACGGGGAAAATCCAGTTCCCATTCAACCCGGACGCGGTTCAGGTCTTCATAGATGGAAACCTGGTCCCGCCCTCAAACCTGACGTTCACGGACATCAACAACAACACGATCACATACCTCAACCCCTACGAAGTCGGCCAGATCATAGTCACCCTGGGCACTGCACTCCCCACGGGCACCCACAAAATCCTGGTCGTCCTAGAGAACGGTGTCAAGAGGGAGCTGATCTTCGAGACGTGAAATAAAATCAGCCAGCGGGGGTGATCGTGATGGTCGAGGAACTGCTCAAGATCGAGCTCAAGGGCGATGAGCTTCACAGACGCCTTGGCGGCGGCATTCCAGCGGGTACTATCATGCTCCTTGAAGGGGACAGGGGGACGGGGAAGTCAATATTCGTCCAGAGACTCCTCTACGGTTTTCTAATGAACGGCTACAACGCGAGCTACATCTCAAGTCAGTACACCACGGTGGAGTACATAAAGCAGATGACCTCCCTCGGCTATGACATAATCCCTTTTCTAATCAGGAAGAAGCTCGTTTTTGTGTCGCTCTATCCCCTCCTGAGCGGGGTTAGCGAGAAGAGAAAGTTTCTGAGCAGACTTCTTGGCGAGCCCCGCCTCTGGGAGCCGAACGTCATGATCATCGATTCATTTTCATCGCTCCTTTCCAGGGAGCAGGAACCGAACGCAATCCGGGATTTCCTCCTCTACGTGAAGAAGCTGGCCTCCCTCGACAAGGTCATAATAATGACCGCCAACACCGAGGAGATCGACAGGGATTCGCTCTTCGTGCTGGAGGAGGCCGCAACGCTCCTGATCCGGCTGAACGTCAAGGTGTTCGGTGGCGACCTCAAGAATTCGGCGATGATAGTGAAGTACAACAACGCCAAGGGCATCTTCCAGAAGATAATCCCCTTCCGCGTGGAGCCTAAGGTGGGGCTGATAGTGGAGATCGCGGCGGTGGTGTGATATGGCGCAGGTGATCAAGAGCGACACGCTGGAGGAGGCAATGCGGAGGAACCCCCACCTTAGGAGGTACGTGGAGAGCTTCAGGAAAAAGTACGGCAAAATGCCGGAGTTCCACGCCCAGCTCAGCAGGGACATGAAGGAGATAATGTACCCCAACATACTCTACCCCGTCGGCGATCCAATATTCATCCACATCTACGGCGACCAGAAGACCGACAAGAAGTACATCGTCATAGAGCCCAGGATAGAATCACCAATCGAGGAAAAGAAGTACGACATGATAAAGGACCGCATACTTGAAATCGCCCCAACCAGAAACATTCCTGAGGATCAGGAGGAGTTCGAGAGGTTCCTCGATGCCCTCTACGACGAGGCCGTTCTCTCGCTGGTAAAGGGCAAAAGGAAAATTCCGGGAACGAAAGAACCTTTCAGCCTCACCAAGGAGGAGATGGAGAAGTTCCGCTACCTCATAAAGCGAGACATCATCGGAATCGGCCCCCTCGAGCCCCTCGCCAGGGATCCCTACATCGAGGATATCCACATCATCGGCGCCAACTACGTCTCGCTCGTCCACAAGATATTCGAGGCCCTGCCGACCAACATAACCTTCGGCGACAACGTTAAACTAGCCGACTACTTCAAGAACATCTCGGAGCGCATTGGAAGGCCCGTAAGCGACAGGAACCCGATAGTGGACGGAGCCCTCCCCGACGGCTCCCGTATCAACATAATCTACTCGCCAGACATCTCTCTCAAGGGTCCGAGCGCCACAATCCGTAAGTTCACTGCGACGCCGATAAGCATAGTCCAGCTCATATCATGGGGAACCCTGAGCGCAGAGGTTGCCGCATACCTCTGGATAGCGCTCGAGTACGGAATGAGCGTCTTCGTCTGCGGTGAGACCGCTTCCGGTAAGACCACCCTGCTAAACTCGATAATTCCCTTCATCAAGCCGGGTTCAAAGATATTCACCGCCGAGGACACGCCCGAGGTTCAGGTTCCACACCCCACGTGGCAGAGGCTCATCACCCGTGAACGCGGTCCCGAGGAGAGCAGGGTTACCCTCTTCGACCTCCTCAAAGCGGCCCTGCGTTCGAGGCCCAACTACATCATCGTCGGTGAGATCCGTGGTGCCGAGGGAGCGATAGCGTTCCAGGCCATGCAGACAGGACACCCGGTTATGAGCACCTTTCACGCCGGCGACGTCAAGAAGATGATACAGCGCTTCACAGGCCACCCGATAAACGTTCCGATAACCTTCATCGACAACCTCAACATAGCTGTCTTCCAGCAGGCGGTTTACCTGAAGGGCAAGTTCCTGAGGAGAACCGTGAGCGTCGTCGAAATAGAGGGCTACTACGAGGAACTGGGTGGAGTGGCCACGAGAAACGTTTTCGAATGGGATCCGGTCAACGACAGGCACATATTCCGCGGATTCAACAACTCCTACATTCTCGAGAGGAAGATAGCCGAGATAGCCGGCTACGAGGATCCAAAGGATATATACAACGAGCTCTTCCTCAGGGCGAGGATCCTGCAGAGAATGGTGGAGCTTGGCATAACCAACTACTGGGACGTCTACCGCGAGATCAAGGCGTTCTACCAGCGCGGTATCGAGGGCCTGAGCTTCAGGCTCTGAGGTGATGACCATGCCCGACAAGGAGAAGATCAGCGTCTTCACCAAGGCAGACCTCGACATGAAGACGTACGTTCGAAAGATCCTCATTCCAAACGTGGTTATCTCAGCGGTTCTCTTCATAGTCGCCTCGATCATATCACGGCTGTTCATGCTCTCGTCCGCGCTCACAATGATGCTCTACGCCATTCCCGTCGTTCTGCTCATCTACGCCGCACTCTACCCATACATCCAGGCCGATTCAAAGAAGATCTCGATAAACTCCCGCATCCCCTACTTCATAACCTACTTCGCAGTCCTCTCAACCAGCGAAATGGGCAGGGCTGACCTCATCAAGGTGCTCGCGAGCGATCCAAAGCTCGGCGCCATAGCGAGCGAGCTGAAGAAGGTCTACATTATCGTCGATAAGCTTCACCGTTCGATGCCCGAGGCCTTCCGCTTCCTGGCGAGGAGAACACCGAGTAAAGTTTTCGCGGACTTCCTGGACAGGCTCGCCTATTCCCTCGACAGCGGTGTGGACATGAAAGAGTACCTCTTCCAGGAGCAGAAAACCGTCATGGACGACTACGAGACCTTCTACGAGGGTGCCCTCTACGATCTGGACGTGTTCAAGGAGATATACGAATCGATAATCATCTCTGTCGTCTTTATGGCGAGCTTCATAATCATCGGTCCGCTGATAACGGGCCAGGACATCGGAAGGCTGGCCCTCTACACCCTCGCGATAATCCTCGCGGCCGAGATAGGAGTGTTTCTCGTCATAAAGTTTAGAATGCCCGAGGATCCAATATGGGCGGACACCAAGGGAATAGAAACGGAGAGAATGAAGAGGCTCAAAAGGGCCGGCCAGATATCCGCTCTTGGCGTCGTCATAATGGGACTTGTGTACTACCTCTTCATCGCCCCGAGGTTTGATATACCAGAACCCTTCGCCGTCGCCCTGATCTTCACGCCCCTCTACTACGTCGGACATCTTGCGGCGAAGGAGGAGCAGTCGATATTCAGGAAGGACGAGAACTTCGCGGCTTTTATAAGGAGCCTCAGCTCTTCCCTGGCTGCCAGCGGAACGTCCCTCGTCCTCGTCCTCAAGTACCTCAGCGCCCACGACTTCGGATCCCTTACGGACGACATAAAGGCCCTCTACCGGAGGCTCGCCATACGCGTCGACAGGGAAAGGGCTTGGGACTTCTTCATTGCGGGAACGGGGAGCTGGCTGATCGGCATCTTCTCGGAGATATTCAGGGAAGCGATAAGGCTCGGAGCCGAGCCGGATTACGTCGGTCTCGTCATCAGCAGGAACTTCGAGAGGCTCGTCCGCCTAAGGAGAAAGAGACAGCAGAGCATGGCGAGCTTCATAGGCATAATCTACGGTTTAACGGCGTCGTTCGCCTTCGCCCTGGCGGCTTCGTTCCAGGTTGCGGCCTCGATAAACACCCTCTTCGCCCAGCTCAAGGTGCCAACCGAGTACATAGGCGATATAATCCACGTTATCCCCCCGGCTGGAATGAGCTTCGTCATGTACGTGATGCTGACCATAATGGTGATCCACTCGTTCCTCTCGGCGATAGCAATAAAGACCGCCGACGGCGGCCACTGGATAGTCGCGCTGAAGTACTTCGTCATCCTCCTGTGGATCTTCGCCGCGGGAATGTACGCGGGACAGGTGCTGATGAGCAAGATGATGGGCATAAACAGCCAGACCGAAACGACCCAGCTCCTGAGGGTTCTGGTGTCTTCCATCTGAGAAAGGCTTAAGGGAGAAGGCTCCCATATTTTTATGGTGTTCCGATGAGGGAAGAGGAACTCAGGGAGCTCTGGAAGAGAACGGTTCGAAGGCTTGAACTGGAGGGTATTCTGCGCGATGAACGGGTTAAGGAGGCCCTCCTGAAATGGCCCCGCTACCTCTTCGTCGAGGATAAATACCGGAAATACGCCCATCTGGACGAACCTCTGCCAATTCCCGGGGGACAGACGATAAGCGCGCCGCATATGGTGGCGATAATGCTCCAGCTCGCAGATCTAAGGCCCGGTATGAACGTCCTGGAGATAGGCACCGGGAGCGGATGGAACGCGGCACTGATGGCCGAGCTCGTAAAGGGAGAGGTATACACGGTTGAAAGGCTTCCCGAGCTCGTCGAGTTTGCAAGGGAGAACCTAGAGCGGGCGGGAGTTAAGGGAGTCCACGTTATTCCCGGAGACGGCAGCAAGGGCTTTCCCCCAAAAGCTCCTTACGACAGGATAGTGGTTACGGCAGGGGCGCCGGAAGTGCCGAAGCCCCTCATAGAACAGCTTAAACCCGGGGGCAAACTGATAATCCCGGTTGGAAGCTACCACCTGTGGCAGGATCTCCTTGAGGTTATCAAACTGGCGGACGGCTCGATAAAAATAAGAAACCACGGGGGAGTGGCCTTCGTCCCGCTGATAGGGGAGTACGGGTGGAGGGAATAACCTTTAATAACTCCCACCATACCCGAAAACGCGATGATGAGATTGGCCTTTGGGGTACCGATGCCCGGGATCGACGGCCTGAGCCAAAAACTTTAAATTGTCCCGATATTTCTTTTTCATGATGGTAAATGGAAGTCCTTCGATGCGAGCACTGTGGGGCTCCCCTCGACGTAACGCCAGAGGACGTAATCGTTGTATGTCCATACTGCGGCTATCCTAACTCCTACGACAGAATTTTTACCGAAAAGAACGTCTTCTTTGTTGAGAGCCTCCCAAAGAAGGAAATCCTGCGCCTCTTCTGGGAGCGCGTGAGGAGGGACAGGGACTACCTGGGCCTCCGCGGGAAGATCGAGGTTGCGAAGGTTGAGGGATTCTACGTTCCGCTGTGGTTCGGCAGGGTAAAGGGAAGGGGATACGTTAGGTACGTGGACAAAATCAGGGAGGGCAACAAGACGAAAAGGGTCGTCAGATCCCGGGAATTCCGGGAGGAATCTGTCGTCTGCGTCCCCGCAAGGAGGGGAGTCTACGATATAGCCGTTGAAGCCCTGGCAGAGAAGTTTGAGAGGGGCGGCTACCTCACCTTCAAGAAAATTGAGGACGCGCTCAGGTACATGATGGACGTACGGCCAATATCAAAGCTCACTCCAGAGAAGTGGGAGGAACTCGAACCGGAATTCCTGAACACCGATTTCGGAAGGGAGCAGGCAAAGGCGGCACTCCTAGACAGGGCGTCGGACAGGGCCAAGGAAATCCATGCTCCAGGGGACACCGAGGTAAAGGCCTTCGGATTCGGCGGGGAAGTTGAGGAGGTTGCCCTCGTATTTTATCCGCTCTGGAAGGTTTACTACGACATCGGGGGCGGGACGTATTTCATTGCATACGACGGCCACAAAGGGAGGGAAGTACTCGCCCTTGAGCCTGTAAGGGTCTGGCGGAAGATGGCGTACGGCCTTGCGGCGCTGGTGGGAGTGAGTGTGGCGGCTTTGTTCTCAACCCCCTACGGCAACGTGGAATACTGGGGGCTCGTTGCCCATGCCAAACAGGGGGCACCCCTGGCCCTGATAATCCCGGCGCTGCTCGCCTACTTCGGGTTTGAGCTGGCCAGGGGCTACGGGAGGAAGATGGCGCGTGACGTGAGGGTCGAAAGATGAAAATCAGGTGTCCTAACTGCGGTGCCGAGTTCGAGGCGGAAGGGGAAATGGTGACGTGTCCCTACTGCGGATTCCAGATAAAACTCGGCGAATCCAGAACGTTTACTTACCCCCTGCGGGTCGAAAATCCCTGGAACGTGCTGGCATCTTTTATACGCCTCCAGCGCCTGTCCCCGACCGACGTTGAATGGAAAGCCCGTATCATTGAGAGAGAACTCCTCTATGTTCCATTTTATGTCTTCTTCGTGAAGGCAAGGGGAGTTGCT belongs to Thermococcus sp. AM4 and includes:
- a CDS encoding ATPase domain-containing protein, with amino-acid sequence MVEELLKIELKGDELHRRLGGGIPAGTIMLLEGDRGTGKSIFVQRLLYGFLMNGYNASYISSQYTTVEYIKQMTSLGYDIIPFLIRKKLVFVSLYPLLSGVSEKRKFLSRLLGEPRLWEPNVMIIDSFSSLLSREQEPNAIRDFLLYVKKLASLDKVIIMTANTEEIDRDSLFVLEEAATLLIRLNVKVFGGDLKNSAMIVKYNNAKGIFQKIIPFRVEPKVGLIVEIAAVV
- the flaJ gene encoding archaellar assembly protein FlaJ, which encodes MPDKEKISVFTKADLDMKTYVRKILIPNVVISAVLFIVASIISRLFMLSSALTMMLYAIPVVLLIYAALYPYIQADSKKISINSRIPYFITYFAVLSTSEMGRADLIKVLASDPKLGAIASELKKVYIIVDKLHRSMPEAFRFLARRTPSKVFADFLDRLAYSLDSGVDMKEYLFQEQKTVMDDYETFYEGALYDLDVFKEIYESIIISVVFMASFIIIGPLITGQDIGRLALYTLAIILAAEIGVFLVIKFRMPEDPIWADTKGIETERMKRLKRAGQISALGVVIMGLVYYLFIAPRFDIPEPFAVALIFTPLYYVGHLAAKEEQSIFRKDENFAAFIRSLSSSLAASGTSLVLVLKYLSAHDFGSLTDDIKALYRRLAIRVDRERAWDFFIAGTGSWLIGIFSEIFREAIRLGAEPDYVGLVISRNFERLVRLRRKRQQSMASFIGIIYGLTASFAFALAASFQVAASINTLFAQLKVPTEYIGDIIHVIPPAGMSFVMYVMLTIMVIHSFLSAIAIKTADGGHWIVALKYFVILLWIFAAGMYAGQVLMSKMMGINSQTETTQLLRVLVSSI
- a CDS encoding flagellar protein G, which produces MAAGGPASELIMFIVAVIVAGTVAGALTYVTTDIAHGINDRGALMADKLRTDFAIINDPTNIPVYGTGPYNYTFYVKNTGKIQFPFNPDAVQVFIDGNLVPPSNLTFTDINNNTITYLNPYEVGQIIVTLGTALPTGTHKILVVLENGVKRELIFET
- a CDS encoding FlaD/FlaE family flagellar protein; amino-acid sequence: MQLAGFVTEADINAKLSELKGKVPTVVINELREKLIARKDQLTPEQLDKIVKKVLETYGNQATKYEQLSKRVDELGKRLTELGIQLSRLIESLEEARFKVQEKKAEEVTEKVEEVHEKIGKLEEMLEKKEEKKEEEELSEEAKKKLEELHRKVEELEEKLSGKVAEEVIEEAKAKVEELERKLESGEAVTEEELKEAMEKVEEVKAEEVEEVPVEEKPEEEEEEVPAPEEGAEEEVQEIAEGAEEITEEERQEEVEEVEEAEKPEEVEVVGETPEEEVVEEVPAHEEVVEVTPSPEVVEEEKAEEGGVEMAEGKLQIPEDIANLLFEEEPRKARLEKLPEDVVSTMIALKWLGFLIDRVGIQNLERVLEFYYEIGWISEEVLNQLLRYAKGTRPHHRDPEWKPADKLTVQDHLISLLFIERLRGLRINRDVLDKLEREIKLLEKTLDEFYGI
- a CDS encoding protein-L-isoaspartate(D-aspartate) O-methyltransferase — protein: MREEELRELWKRTVRRLELEGILRDERVKEALLKWPRYLFVEDKYRKYAHLDEPLPIPGGQTISAPHMVAIMLQLADLRPGMNVLEIGTGSGWNAALMAELVKGEVYTVERLPELVEFARENLERAGVKGVHVIPGDGSKGFPPKAPYDRIVVTAGAPEVPKPLIEQLKPGGKLIIPVGSYHLWQDLLEVIKLADGSIKIRNHGGVAFVPLIGEYGWRE
- a CDS encoding type II/IV secretion system ATPase subunit, whose translation is MAQVIKSDTLEEAMRRNPHLRRYVESFRKKYGKMPEFHAQLSRDMKEIMYPNILYPVGDPIFIHIYGDQKTDKKYIVIEPRIESPIEEKKYDMIKDRILEIAPTRNIPEDQEEFERFLDALYDEAVLSLVKGKRKIPGTKEPFSLTKEEMEKFRYLIKRDIIGIGPLEPLARDPYIEDIHIIGANYVSLVHKIFEALPTNITFGDNVKLADYFKNISERIGRPVSDRNPIVDGALPDGSRINIIYSPDISLKGPSATIRKFTATPISIVQLISWGTLSAEVAAYLWIALEYGMSVFVCGETASGKTTLLNSIIPFIKPGSKIFTAEDTPEVQVPHPTWQRLITRERGPEESRVTLFDLLKAALRSRPNYIIVGEIRGAEGAIAFQAMQTGHPVMSTFHAGDVKKMIQRFTGHPINVPITFIDNLNIAVFQQAVYLKGKFLRRTVSVVEIEGYYEELGGVATRNVFEWDPVNDRHIFRGFNNSYILERKIAEIAGYEDPKDIYNELFLRARILQRMVELGITNYWDVYREIKAFYQRGIEGLSFRL
- a CDS encoding flagellin FlaF, which produces MGFSVSASAAIIFISFLIAATTLYTAWDNSYNNVQAAQEDWYNLRVSQVHFSINVIDLNRVDIDGDGYDDLEIDFTYGGIPTKTVIDVLLDGVYHNRVTSSKLKYLIPGNSYAIYVQNGVPDTNSHRVILAFKNGCKLIIQYHYSTTQGDVVLDSQPVTTCPVEVS
- a CDS encoding zinc ribbon domain-containing protein, with the translated sequence MEVLRCEHCGAPLDVTPEDVIVVCPYCGYPNSYDRIFTEKNVFFVESLPKKEILRLFWERVRRDRDYLGLRGKIEVAKVEGFYVPLWFGRVKGRGYVRYVDKIREGNKTKRVVRSREFREESVVCVPARRGVYDIAVEALAEKFERGGYLTFKKIEDALRYMMDVRPISKLTPEKWEELEPEFLNTDFGREQAKAALLDRASDRAKEIHAPGDTEVKAFGFGGEVEEVALVFYPLWKVYYDIGGGTYFIAYDGHKGREVLALEPVRVWRKMAYGLAALVGVSVAALFSTPYGNVEYWGLVAHAKQGAPLALIIPALLAYFGFELARGYGRKMARDVRVER